The sequence CGCTCCGAACCCTGCTCCTGATGTAACCCCAAGAATATTGGCGCTGACCAGGGGATTGCGAAACATTCCCTGAAAAGATGCTCCGCTTACCGCAAGACTCGCTCCAACCAAGGTGCCCAGTATAGCTCGTGATAAGCGGACATCCCAGACCACATTCAAGTGAGTTGAAGGGACCGGTTCCTGCACCAGACCCAACTTGAAGCCCAGCGCGGTGAAGACTTCGGAAAATGACAGAGGATACCTTCCGATGAATAACGACACCACAATTATCAATAGCGGTCCAGCTATAAGCGCTATGTATAAAAAGGGCTTCTTAAATAGCCTTTTATTCAATTATGGTTATTTTTACGACCTTATTAATCCAATGTTTGGGGCCGCGGTTGTGGTTTACGAATTTTACTGGGCCTGATTCTGAATCCAGCTTATCGCCATTAACACTCCAGGCAAAACCGGTACCGTCGGCCTCAATTCTTGCGGGATCAAGCTCTGCGCTGGAGCCGTCTTCGCCTTCAACTGATATTACTGAAAAACTGTCCATACCATAGTGATCCAGCAGGTCATAGAGGAGGATTCCGCGCCAGGTATCTTCACCCAGCACGTTATCCCCATCTTTCATAGCTGCTTGTATATCAACCGGGCCAATCTCTAACGCGTCATCATTGGTAAATTGGAGTGTATCCTGACCAATTATTTCGACTGTGATGCTCCATTCTCCAATATCCTGTGTGTTGGTGCAGCCAGCAATTCCAAAAATCATACCTATTGCTGCTATTGCTAGTAGTAACCTGGATTTCATTACTCTGCTCCTTTCCGGTTTATTTGTAATGATTAATTGCAAAGTTAAAATTGCATTGTATATTAAATATAAAAAGCGCCCCAGAAAGGAGCGCTTAAAAGCAAAAACAAACCAATTCTCCTTTCCGCATACGGGAGGCTTCACCGTTTCCAGTGGAACACTGATGGCCTATCTCCATAGATTGCACATCTTTAGGAGGAAAGGCTCGAAGAACTATTTATTTAATTGTTGGGCTAAGTTTAATAATATGAATATAAGTTGTCAAGGTGATAAGGGGCTGGTACATTTTTGATCGAAACGATATAGTATCATCTGGCGTTTTTTTAACAATGCGGTAGATCTTAATCTGTTGTTTATAACCTGATGTATTGTCTGTATTCCTCACCCGATTCAGCCTGTGCTGCCAGCCTTTGGTAATTAATTTCTTCAAAATTAGCTTTTAGTATGCTGACGATCTCGCCATCTATGGCGTTCTTACTCATGCAATCCACTATTTCACAAAGTTGCCAAAACAGTTTTTAAAAATATTAACACCATTTTTGGTGTTAATATTAAGAGAATTTCCTGAGCTTCTTAGTTATCTCTTCAGGCCATGCCTCGGGGAAAAAAGGGTTTATCAATTATTTTTCGTGTAAATAGGGAAGCTTTATTGGTGAATTAACTCATATAGGCAGAATATGATATACAGGTAAAAGCGCTCTATTTTTGAATACAGGCTGTTTCATGCCATCTATAAGATATATTGATGCGGGGGCTGCTGTTATTGCAGGTGATGTCTTGCTCTAACACTAAGTGCGATGCCGATAAGTTGGTGCTTACCAATCCGGGGCGTTGAATATTTTAAGATTAATAGTTCGAGCCCAATATGGTGGCCCTTGGTTGACAGATTCCGAACTGCTATTTGAGCGGAAATCTGTTATCCCAGCATTGCAATGTTTGTTGGCAAATAGCCTCAGATAGGTATGAGACGCCATGAGGTTCATATCCAAAGCCGTGGGGCACTTTGTATGAAGGACACCTAGTCTTTAGCTTTTTTTAATTATCGGTTTGAAGCTCACTCCCATAGTGCAATTCTTAATATGCCTGTTATTTATATCAGATAAATCACCATAAACAGCAATCGATAATGTGTCTTTACTCCCGAATATATTATAATAGTGTTTATTACACTACTGGGGGTATCCCCTGGAGAACTTAATGGTTTCGAGAGAAGAAGACGTTCCGGTAAAACAGAGTGAACTGGAAGCACTGAGAGCCCAGCTTGCATGCGCTCAGGCAAGGCTAGGGGAACTGGAGCAGTCCAAACCAAAACGCTCAACCAAAACCAAACCCCCAGAAGAAAGCTACCATGCCCTGATCAAACTTGGGAGTGATATGGGACAGGCTGTGGTGATGCTGAGAGATATTGATGGAATTGAGGGGGTACAGGTTTTTGTCAGTGACATGTGGGTTGGTATCACTGGTTATAGTCGCGAGAAACTACTGGGAAAAAGCTTTTTTGAGCTGGTAAAGCCCGAGGACAGGCAGGTATCTCTGGATAGACACCGAAGGAAAATATCAGGCAGACCTGTTCCAGGTAAATTCTGCATGTCCATAATCAACAGAAACGGGCTGGAGGCTCAGATCGAGCTTTCCAGTGCAGTATCTGCAAGTGATGGTGTTGCCACCAACATTATGTTTATCCGTGATGTCAGCGAGAGGGTAAAGGCGGAAACCAAAGCCCAGGAGTTTGAGCATCGTTTCCAAAGCGTAATTGACCTTGCCGGTGATACCGGAGAGGCGATTGTAATCCTCCAGACCATAGACGGGGTTGAAGGAAGATACGTATTTGTAAATGATCTGTGGTCAGAAATCACCGGCTACTCCAGGCAAGAACTGCTTACCATGTCTACCTTTGACTTGATCGCACCGGAACATGCACCAGCTTCAAGGGACAGGTACCTTAAGGCATTGGCAGGCGATGTTCAGCCCAAGCTGTTTGAAGGGGAGATCATCACCAAATCCGGTAAACGAATCACGGTGGAACTTTCTATTGCTCCTATCACTTACAACGGAACGCCTTCTGCGGTAGTTCCCCTTAGGGATATCTCCGAAAAAAACAGGCAGAAAAGATTATTTTGGAGGAGAGGTTCAAATACCTCTCGTTATTTGAATATGCCCCCGTGCCTATAGCTGAACGCGATTTTTCTGCTGCTTGCCTAATTATTCAAGATATGCAAGAAAAGAACATCAAAACTGCTACAGAATACGCAGAAAAACATAGTGACAAAATAATCGAATGTTTAAATAGTAGCCACATAATTGCTTGGAACCAGGCAATGAGAGATTTTTGGGAAGTTAGAAATGTGCATGAAGCGAATGAGATCATTCTCAATGCCATAGAGAATGATATGAATAATCCAATTAGCGCTTCCTTGTTGTCTAGTCTTTACGGATTGATTGATGGACACAAACATTTTTCACGTGAGGAGGCTATGACTACCCCTGGTGGAAAAATGAAAAATATTATCGTTAATGTTTTAGTTGCGCCAGGGTGCGAGGATTCATTAGAACGGGTGTATATCAGCTTTTATGAGATTACCAGTCTAAAAATAACAGAGAATAAATTAAAAGAATACCAGAACCATCTTGAGCAAATGGTTGAAAAGAGAACCGCCCAATTAAACAAGCTAAGAAAAAAAGAACTTATACTATTAAAGAAAGAACGCAATACCAGCCAACAGCTTAAAGAAGAACTTGAAAAACGTCTTCTTTTAACAAGACTCATAGTTCATGAACTGAAAACCCCGCTTACATCTCTCTCTCTTTCGAGTGAAACGTTATCTCGAACTGCCAATAAATCCCAAATGAAGCTCATAAAAAACATTACAACTAGCTCTTACATACTTGGATTTAGAACGAACGCGTTAATAGATATGGCAAAGGGCGAAATCGGCGTTTTGAAACTTAATATTTTCCCAATCGATCTTTCAGAAATGCTTGAAGAGGTTGCTCAAACAGTTTATCAACATGTAAAGAAAATGGATCAAAAACTTGTTGTAAATAATTCAACCCCAGACTTAAAATTCCAGGCAGATGCTGAAAGATTGCAACAAGTGCTCTTCAACCTGATAGATAATGCGGTTAAATTCAATCGCGAGCACGGATCTATAATTCTTACAACCTTTACTCAGGATTCAAGCTTGGTTTTTAAAGTTCAGGATGAAGGAAGGGGTTTTAGCCAACAAGAGCGGGAGAATGCTTTCCAACTATATGGTAAGATTAGGAGCGACTCCGACCATTTGACCGGCCTTGGAATAGGTTTATATCTATCCAACATGATTATTGAGCTACATGGCGGACAGATGTTTATTAATAGTGATGAGGGTAAGGGAAGCATTGTCGGGTTTTATATCCCTTTAGCCGCATACAAAACTGACAATAAGAAACAAGCTAAATGAACAAATTACAAAAAGTATTAATCATTGAAGATAGCACTGAAATAATAGAGGCTATCAGTTTTACTATCGGTATAAGATGGCAAAACACCAAAATATTATCAACTGGAAGTGGAATAAAAGCCTTAGCGATAGTTGAAAAAGAAAATCCGGATATCGTCATTCTTGACCTTGGCTTGCATGATATGAGCGGATTTGAAGTCTTGAAACGAATACGGGTTTTTTCCCAGGTTCCTGTAATTATTTTGACTGTAAGAAGCGACGAAGAAGATATAGTAAAAGGTATTGAATTCGGTGCAAACGATTACATTGTCAAACCCTTCCGCCAAATGGAATTGCTATCGCGTATTCATAACCAAATCAGGGGCAAAAGTAATGAGGGTAATGATTCCCCCCTTTTAGAGGGATCATTTCAGCTACATCCTGTAACCCGCGAAGTTATCTTTGGCCAAAAAAATATTCAGCTTACGCCAATCGAAAGCAGCCTTTTATCTGTTCTCATC comes from Dehalococcoidales bacterium and encodes:
- a CDS encoding molybdopterin-dependent oxidoreductase, translated to MKSRLLLAIAAIGMIFGIAGCTNTQDIGEWSITVEIIGQDTLQFTNDDALEIGPVDIQAAMKDGDNVLGEDTWRGILLYDLLDHYGMDSFSVISVEGEDGSSAELDPARIEADGTGFAWSVNGDKLDSESGPVKFVNHNRGPKHWINKVVKITIIE
- a CDS encoding PAS domain S-box protein, yielding MVSREEDVPVKQSELEALRAQLACAQARLGELEQSKPKRSTKTKPPEESYHALIKLGSDMGQAVVMLRDIDGIEGVQVFVSDMWVGITGYSREKLLGKSFFELVKPEDRQVSLDRHRRKISGRPVPGKFCMSIINRNGLEAQIELSSAVSASDGVATNIMFIRDVSERVKAETKAQEFEHRFQSVIDLAGDTGEAIVILQTIDGVEGRYVFVNDLWSEITGYSRQELLTMSTFDLIAPEHAPASRDRYLKALAGDVQPKLFEGEIITKSGKRITVELSIAPITYNGTPSAVVPLRDISEKNRQKRLFWRRGSNTSRYLNMPPCL
- a CDS encoding HAMP domain-containing sensor histidine kinase, coding for MEERFKYLSLFEYAPVPIAERDFSAACLIIQDMQEKNIKTATEYAEKHSDKIIECLNSSHIIAWNQAMRDFWEVRNVHEANEIILNAIENDMNNPISASLLSSLYGLIDGHKHFSREEAMTTPGGKMKNIIVNVLVAPGCEDSLERVYISFYEITSLKITENKLKEYQNHLEQMVEKRTAQLNKLRKKELILLKKERNTSQQLKEELEKRLLLTRLIVHELKTPLTSLSLSSETLSRTANKSQMKLIKNITTSSYILGFRTNALIDMAKGEIGVLKLNIFPIDLSEMLEEVAQTVYQHVKKMDQKLVVNNSTPDLKFQADAERLQQVLFNLIDNAVKFNREHGSIILTTFTQDSSLVFKVQDEGRGFSQQERENAFQLYGKIRSDSDHLTGLGIGLYLSNMIIELHGGQMFINSDEGKGSIVGFYIPLAAYKTDNKKQAK
- a CDS encoding response regulator transcription factor, which codes for MNKLQKVLIIEDSTEIIEAISFTIGIRWQNTKILSTGSGIKALAIVEKENPDIVILDLGLHDMSGFEVLKRIRVFSQVPVIILTVRSDEEDIVKGIEFGANDYIVKPFRQMELLSRIHNQIRGKSNEGNDSPLLEGSFQLHPVTREVIFGQKNIQLTPIESSLLSVLINNKGHVVTHVNLINEIWGSYDPDLVYSLKVHIRRLRQKLEKDPSNPTIILTKIGLGYYFKLPE